In Halopseudomonas xinjiangensis, a single genomic region encodes these proteins:
- a CDS encoding symmetrical bis(5'-nucleosyl)-tetraphosphatase — MTTYAVGDLHGCLKPLKCLLEEVDFNPSRDVLWSVGDLINRGPDSLETLRFINSLDNACIALLGNHDLHLLAASRDATLLRKSDTLLPILKASDRDTLLSGLCQLPLAHYDSRLDCLMTHAGVPPIWSVKQTLKRAAEVEAVLRDEALRGSFLDNMYGNEPARWKPSLTGMDRLRAITNYLTRMRFCKADGTLDLKSKESVDSAPKEFAPWFNHPRKNPETKLVFGHWAALGGVSGVPGVHALDSGCVWGNSLTLMNLDTGERHVCSCGDEHE, encoded by the coding sequence ATGACGACCTACGCCGTTGGCGACCTGCATGGTTGCCTGAAGCCATTGAAATGCCTGCTTGAGGAGGTGGACTTCAATCCTTCGCGGGATGTGTTGTGGTCGGTAGGCGATCTGATCAACCGGGGGCCGGACTCGCTGGAGACCCTGCGCTTCATCAACAGCCTCGACAATGCCTGTATCGCGCTTCTCGGCAATCACGACCTGCACCTGCTGGCGGCTTCCCGGGACGCGACCCTGCTGCGCAAATCCGACACCCTGTTGCCGATCCTCAAGGCCAGCGATCGGGACACCTTGCTCTCCGGCCTGTGTCAGCTGCCGCTGGCGCACTACGATTCGCGCCTTGACTGCCTGATGACCCATGCCGGCGTTCCACCGATCTGGTCGGTCAAGCAAACACTCAAACGAGCAGCTGAGGTCGAAGCGGTCTTGCGCGACGAGGCCCTGCGAGGTTCGTTTTTGGACAACATGTACGGCAACGAACCGGCGCGCTGGAAGCCGTCACTTACCGGCATGGATCGGCTACGGGCAATCACCAATTACCTTACCCGCATGCGCTTCTGCAAGGCAGACGGGACACTGGATCTGAAGTCCAAGGAGTCCGTCGATTCGGCCCCGAAGGAGTTCGCGCCATGGTTCAACCACCCGCGCAAGAACCCCGAGACCAAACTGGTCTTCGGCCACTGGGCCGCGCTGGGAGGAGTATCCGGCGTGCCCGGCGTACATGCCCTCGACAGCGGCTGTGTGTGGGGCAACAGTTTGACCTTGATGAACCTGGACACCGGCGAACGGCATGTCTGCAGCTGCGGAGACGAGCATGAGTGA
- a CDS encoding aminoglycoside phosphotransferase family protein, with protein sequence MDSRQTALQAWLGPALRKTFADHDWGSPGSGELIAASADASFRRYFRWVDGPRTLIIMDAPPEHEDTRPFVKVAALLAEAGVRVPHIYASDVEQGFLLLEDVGDRTFLEAMQEGMLTEERQRLFRSAIDQLIAWQLSSRPGVLPDYDEAVLRRELGLFPEWFVARHLSRQFTDSEQDDWEALCSVLLQSILAEPRVFVHRDYMPRNLMAATGTPAVLDFQDALYGPLSYDVTCLFADAFFSWPAAERVAWVQVYWDKAQAAGLPVPANFDTFINQSRLMGVQRHLKVLGIFARIRYRDGKPRYLEDAPRFVAYLREACAADQRLAPLQRLLDSLELQA encoded by the coding sequence ATGGATTCAAGACAGACAGCGCTTCAGGCCTGGTTGGGACCGGCGCTACGCAAGACGTTCGCCGATCACGATTGGGGATCGCCGGGCAGCGGTGAGCTCATCGCCGCCAGTGCCGACGCGAGTTTCCGCCGCTATTTTCGCTGGGTCGACGGACCGCGCACGCTCATCATCATGGATGCGCCACCTGAACACGAAGACACCCGCCCCTTCGTCAAGGTAGCGGCGCTGCTGGCCGAAGCCGGTGTACGCGTTCCGCATATCTATGCGTCGGACGTCGAGCAGGGATTTCTCCTGCTCGAAGACGTCGGCGATCGCACCTTTCTCGAGGCCATGCAGGAAGGCATGCTCACCGAGGAGCGGCAGCGTCTGTTCCGCTCGGCCATCGATCAGCTGATCGCCTGGCAACTATCCAGCCGCCCGGGCGTCCTTCCCGACTACGACGAAGCGGTGCTGCGACGCGAGCTTGGCCTGTTTCCGGAGTGGTTCGTTGCCAGGCACCTGAGTCGCCAGTTCACCGATTCCGAGCAAGATGACTGGGAGGCGCTGTGCTCTGTGCTGTTGCAGAGCATCCTCGCCGAGCCCCGGGTCTTCGTGCATCGCGACTACATGCCGCGTAATCTGATGGCGGCTACGGGCACGCCGGCTGTGCTTGATTTTCAGGACGCGCTCTACGGCCCGCTGAGCTATGACGTGACCTGTCTCTTCGCCGATGCGTTTTTCAGCTGGCCGGCGGCCGAGCGCGTGGCCTGGGTTCAGGTCTACTGGGACAAGGCACAGGCTGCGGGGCTGCCGGTGCCTGCCAACTTCGATACTTTCATCAATCAGTCTCGGTTGATGGGCGTTCAGCGTCATCTCAAGGTTCTGGGTATCTTCGCGCGTATTCGCTATCGCGACGGCAAGCCGCGCTATCTCGAAGACGCACCGCGCTTTGTAGCCTACCTGCGCGAGGCGTGCGCGGCGGACCAGCGCCTCGCTCCGCTGCAGCGGTTGCTCGACAGTCTGGAGCTGCAGGCTTGA
- a CDS encoding LPS-assembly protein LptD, producing MAYRKPPFRPSFPMLLASGLLLAQPMTSLAVGQVECRASEAGGGWNCSTLEAPAALPPRPQRPAPAAAQAEQADNQPAASVSEPRDATPTSASEFNELDWVPRDQLSAAQRAAIAPYCGGTYIEPPRAGRDDDTPFEELPIYAEADSSRFEQGNQTGTLEGDVLLRQGRLQARADAANYDRGNDIIRLQDDVRLRDQGVLILGDNASMRVDTGETRIEGARYVMHEAHARGSAATIKRRDDGVIVMTNGTYTTCEPGENTWTLHAKDVELDREKGWGEAKHVRLHVKDVPVLYTPYLYFPLDERRQTGLLTPSYGSSTDSGAYVTVPYYFNLAPNYDATLYPTFMTKRGALLDGEARHMSAVSYSQLNAAYLDDKEFGEDRWMYRARHEQRLSQRWYANLDTGSLSDPYYFQDLDTALDARPEIYMDQRGALNYFGENYTFRALVHGYELATVTAVTPYERMPQLQLDGGNSLGAGVRFDYSLQYTHFDRDLSDGLIYTESGGQYDDLGVLIRKPDESLVGLQRATGHRASAIPKVSLPLRNTWGFVTPALSVYSVAYDLQFDERADGFDYEQADRTPSNTVPVASLDSGLYFDRRTSWLGRGMRQTLEPRAFYLYSPYRDQSDQPLFDTYETTFSYASLYREDRFSGRDRTGDANQLTLGTTSRLIDDDGRERARASLGQIFYFRDRDVQLLDMDGLDDPRDEKSSSAYAAELVYQMHDDWRLSSNLLWDPDDSDSNAGDIRVNYQPEPRKIINVGYRYRNELNTFDSLTGTYFQDPNRRIDQSDVSFIWPINPQWSVIGRWQHDLADNRTLEALGGIEYDSCCWKLRFINRYWVDYNEYESIATDEPNRGIFLQIVLKGLGNVTGNRVEGLLDEGIPGYRERENNAF from the coding sequence ATGGCCTACCGCAAACCTCCGTTCCGCCCCTCGTTTCCCATGTTGCTGGCCAGCGGTCTGCTGCTCGCTCAACCAATGACCAGTCTGGCGGTCGGGCAGGTCGAATGTCGCGCCAGCGAGGCCGGCGGCGGCTGGAATTGCTCAACGCTCGAAGCCCCTGCTGCCCTGCCACCGCGTCCGCAACGGCCTGCTCCGGCCGCAGCGCAAGCGGAGCAGGCGGACAACCAGCCCGCCGCGAGCGTCAGCGAGCCGCGCGACGCTACGCCCACTTCCGCATCGGAGTTCAACGAACTGGACTGGGTTCCGCGTGATCAGCTCAGCGCAGCCCAGCGAGCAGCGATCGCGCCCTACTGTGGCGGGACGTACATCGAACCGCCCCGCGCAGGCCGTGACGACGATACCCCGTTCGAAGAGCTGCCCATCTACGCCGAAGCCGACAGCAGTCGCTTCGAGCAGGGCAACCAGACCGGCACCCTGGAGGGCGACGTACTGTTGCGCCAGGGGCGCTTGCAGGCTCGCGCCGATGCAGCCAATTATGATCGAGGCAACGACATCATTCGCTTGCAGGATGATGTGCGTCTGCGCGACCAGGGCGTGCTGATCCTGGGCGACAACGCCAGCATGCGCGTCGACACCGGCGAAACGCGCATCGAAGGGGCTCGCTACGTCATGCATGAGGCGCATGCACGCGGCTCGGCAGCGACCATCAAGCGACGCGACGATGGTGTCATCGTCATGACCAACGGCACCTACACCACCTGCGAGCCTGGCGAAAACACCTGGACGCTGCATGCCAAGGACGTCGAACTCGACCGCGAGAAGGGCTGGGGCGAGGCCAAGCACGTCCGGCTGCACGTCAAGGACGTACCGGTGCTGTACACGCCCTATCTGTACTTTCCGCTCGATGAGCGTCGCCAGACCGGCCTGCTCACACCAAGCTACGGTAGCAGCACGGACAGTGGTGCCTATGTCACGGTCCCTTATTACTTCAACCTGGCGCCCAACTACGACGCCACTCTGTACCCCACATTCATGACCAAGCGAGGCGCGCTGCTCGACGGCGAGGCCCGCCACATGAGCGCGGTCAGCTACAGCCAGCTCAACGCCGCTTATCTCGATGACAAGGAATTTGGCGAGGACCGCTGGATGTATCGCGCGCGCCACGAGCAGCGCCTCAGCCAGCGCTGGTACGCCAATCTCGATACCGGCTCGCTGAGCGATCCGTACTACTTCCAGGATCTCGACACAGCGCTCGATGCGCGTCCGGAAATTTACATGGATCAGCGCGGAGCGCTGAACTACTTCGGTGAAAACTACACCTTCCGCGCGCTGGTCCACGGCTACGAGCTTGCGACCGTGACCGCCGTCACCCCCTACGAGCGCATGCCTCAGCTGCAGCTCGATGGCGGCAATTCGCTTGGCGCAGGCGTACGGTTCGATTACAGCCTGCAGTACACACATTTCGACCGCGACCTGAGTGACGGCCTCATCTATACAGAAAGCGGCGGTCAGTATGATGATCTGGGCGTGCTGATCCGCAAGCCGGACGAAAGCCTGGTCGGCCTGCAGCGAGCCACCGGCCACCGGGCCAGTGCGATACCCAAGGTGAGCCTGCCGCTACGCAACACCTGGGGATTCGTAACGCCCGCACTGAGCGTTTACTCAGTGGCTTATGATCTGCAGTTCGACGAGCGCGCCGACGGCTTCGATTACGAACAGGCCGATCGCACGCCGTCGAATACGGTTCCGGTGGCGAGTCTGGATTCGGGCCTGTATTTCGACCGCCGCACCAGTTGGCTAGGGCGCGGCATGCGCCAGACCCTCGAGCCCCGCGCCTTCTATTTATATTCGCCCTATCGAGACCAGAGCGATCAGCCCTTGTTCGATACGTACGAAACCACTTTCAGCTATGCCTCGCTGTACCGCGAGGACCGCTTCAGCGGTCGCGATCGTACCGGTGACGCCAACCAGCTCACCCTCGGCACCACCAGTCGCCTGATAGACGATGATGGCCGGGAGCGCGCACGCGCCAGCCTCGGGCAAATCTTTTATTTCCGCGATCGAGACGTGCAACTGCTCGATATGGACGGGCTCGACGATCCACGGGACGAGAAGTCCTCTTCAGCGTACGCCGCCGAGCTGGTCTACCAGATGCACGACGACTGGCGGCTGAGCAGCAACCTGCTGTGGGATCCGGACGACAGCGACAGCAACGCCGGCGACATTCGCGTAAACTACCAGCCGGAGCCACGCAAGATCATCAATGTCGGCTACCGCTATCGGAACGAGCTCAACACGTTCGACTCGCTTACGGGCACTTATTTTCAAGACCCGAACCGGCGCATCGACCAGTCAGACGTCTCGTTCATCTGGCCGATCAATCCGCAGTGGAGCGTTATTGGTCGCTGGCAGCACGATCTGGCCGACAACCGCACCCTCGAGGCCCTGGGTGGTATCGAGTACGACAGCTGCTGCTGGAAACTTCGTTTCATCAATCGTTATTGGGTCGATTACAACGAATACGAGTCGATTGCCACCGACGAACCAAACCGTGGGATCTTCCTGCAGATCGTGCTCAAAGGATTGGGCAACGTCACCGGCAACCGTGTAGAAGGCCTCCTCGATGAAGGCATCCCGGGTTATAGAGAGCGTGAAAACAATGCGTTTTAA
- a CDS encoding PrkA family serine protein kinase, producing the protein MSIFSHFQNRFETTRQEEYSLQEYLELCKSDPTTYASAAERLLMAIGEPEVIDTSLDPRLSRIFSNKVIKRYPAFADFHGMEDAIEHIVSYFRHAAQGLEEKKQILYLLGPVGGGKSSLAEKLKALMQQVPFYAIKDSPVFESPLGLFNATEDGAILEEDYGIPRRYVNSIMSPWAVKRLHEFNGDISKFRVVKLYPSILQQIAIAKTEPGDENNQDISALVGKVDIRKLEDFPQNDPDAYSYSGALCRANQGLMEFVEMFKAPIKVLHPLLTATQEGNYNSTEGLGAIPFNGVLLAHSNESEWHTFRNNKNNEAFIDRIYIVKVPYCLRVSDEIQIYQKLLTNSSLAHAHCAPDTLKMLAQFTVLSRLKEPENSNVYSKMRIYDGENLKDTDPKAKSIQEYRDSAGVDEGMNGLSTRFAFKILSKVFNYDHSEVAANPVHLLYVLEQQIEQEQFPNEVSERYLRYLKEYLAPRYVDFIGKEIQTAYLESYSEYGQNIFDRYVMYADFWIQDQEYRDPDTGEILNRAALNEELEKIEKPAGISNPKDFRNEIVNFVLRARAQNNGKNPSWLSYEKLRVVIEKKMFSNTEDLLPVISFNAKASKEDQKKHGDFVTRMVERGYTEKQVRLLSEWYLRVRKAQ; encoded by the coding sequence ATGAGCATATTCAGCCATTTCCAGAACCGCTTCGAGACTACCCGGCAGGAGGAATACTCCCTGCAGGAGTATCTTGAGCTCTGTAAATCCGACCCAACGACATACGCCTCTGCCGCCGAGCGCCTGCTCATGGCGATTGGCGAACCAGAGGTGATCGACACCTCGCTGGACCCTCGTCTTTCGCGCATCTTCTCCAACAAGGTCATCAAGCGGTATCCGGCCTTCGCTGATTTCCACGGCATGGAAGACGCGATCGAGCACATCGTTTCCTACTTCCGCCATGCCGCTCAGGGTCTGGAAGAAAAGAAACAGATCCTCTATCTGCTGGGTCCGGTTGGCGGCGGCAAGTCCTCGCTGGCCGAGAAGCTCAAGGCACTGATGCAGCAGGTCCCGTTCTATGCGATCAAGGATTCACCGGTATTCGAATCGCCCCTCGGGCTGTTCAACGCCACCGAAGACGGCGCCATCCTGGAAGAAGACTACGGGATTCCCCGTCGTTACGTGAACAGCATCATGTCGCCATGGGCGGTAAAAAGACTGCACGAATTCAACGGTGACATCAGCAAGTTCCGGGTGGTCAAACTTTATCCGTCGATACTGCAACAGATCGCCATCGCCAAGACCGAGCCAGGCGACGAGAACAACCAGGACATTTCCGCCCTGGTCGGCAAGGTGGATATCCGCAAGCTGGAAGACTTCCCGCAGAACGATCCGGATGCCTACAGTTACTCCGGTGCGCTATGCCGCGCCAACCAGGGCCTGATGGAATTCGTCGAGATGTTCAAGGCGCCTATAAAGGTGCTGCACCCGCTGCTTACCGCGACTCAGGAAGGCAACTACAACAGCACCGAGGGCTTGGGCGCGATTCCGTTCAACGGCGTATTGCTCGCGCACTCCAACGAGTCGGAGTGGCATACGTTCCGCAACAACAAGAACAACGAAGCCTTCATCGATCGTATTTACATCGTCAAGGTGCCCTACTGCTTGAGGGTCAGTGACGAAATACAGATCTACCAGAAGCTGCTTACCAACAGCTCCCTCGCCCATGCTCACTGCGCGCCGGACACGTTGAAGATGCTCGCCCAGTTCACCGTCCTGTCCCGCCTGAAGGAACCAGAGAACTCCAACGTCTACTCGAAGATGCGCATCTATGATGGCGAGAATCTCAAGGATACCGACCCCAAGGCCAAATCGATCCAGGAGTACCGCGATTCGGCTGGCGTAGACGAAGGCATGAACGGTCTTTCGACCCGCTTCGCCTTCAAGATCCTCTCCAAGGTATTCAACTACGATCACAGCGAAGTCGCTGCCAACCCGGTGCATCTCCTGTATGTCCTGGAACAGCAGATCGAGCAGGAACAGTTTCCCAACGAAGTCAGCGAACGCTACCTGCGCTATCTGAAGGAATACCTTGCGCCGCGCTACGTCGACTTCATCGGCAAGGAGATCCAGACCGCTTACCTCGAGTCGTATAGTGAGTACGGGCAGAACATCTTCGATCGTTATGTGATGTATGCCGATTTCTGGATTCAGGATCAGGAGTACCGCGATCCCGATACCGGGGAAATCCTCAATCGTGCGGCACTGAACGAGGAACTGGAAAAGATCGAAAAGCCAGCTGGCATCAGCAATCCGAAGGACTTCCGCAACGAGATTGTCAACTTCGTCCTGCGAGCCCGGGCGCAGAATAACGGCAAGAACCCGAGCTGGCTGTCGTACGAAAAGCTTCGCGTGGTGATCGAGAAGAAGATGTTCTCCAATACCGAGGACTTGCTACCGGTCATCAGTTTCAACGCCAAGGCCTCGAAGGAAGACCAGAAGAAACACGGCGATTTTGTCACCCGGATGGTCGAACGCGGCTATACCGAAAAACAGGTTCGACTGCTCTCGGAGTGGTACCTGCGCGTACGCAAGGCGCAATAA
- the rsmA gene encoding 16S rRNA (adenine(1518)-N(6)/adenine(1519)-N(6))-dimethyltransferase RsmA: MNQSAPHRARKRFGQNFLHDAGVINRIHRAIAPRDGQHLVEIGPGQGAITEGLLASGARLDVVELDHDLHPILLAKFGHLPNFSLHKGDALKFDFSSLAGEQKLRIVGNLPYNISTPLMFHLLKQSACVEDMHFMLQKEVVQRLAAGPGTSHYGRLGIMVQYHCHVEHLFDVGPGAFSPAPKVDSAIVRLVPHGELPYPADDPGMLERVVREAFNQRRKTLRNTLKPLLDADSIAAEGLDPTLRPEQVDLAGFVRLANRLARQAKTDGGPA; the protein is encoded by the coding sequence ATGAATCAGTCCGCCCCGCACCGCGCGCGCAAGCGTTTCGGCCAGAACTTCCTGCACGATGCCGGCGTGATCAATCGCATCCATCGCGCGATTGCGCCGCGCGATGGACAGCATCTGGTAGAGATCGGCCCCGGTCAGGGCGCGATTACCGAAGGGCTGCTGGCCAGTGGCGCCCGACTCGATGTGGTCGAGCTGGATCATGATCTGCATCCGATCCTGCTGGCCAAGTTCGGTCATCTGCCGAACTTCTCCCTGCACAAGGGCGATGCGCTCAAATTCGACTTTTCCAGCCTCGCAGGTGAGCAGAAACTGCGCATCGTCGGCAACCTGCCCTACAACATTTCGACACCGCTGATGTTTCATCTGCTCAAGCAGTCAGCCTGCGTCGAAGACATGCATTTCATGCTGCAGAAAGAGGTCGTACAGCGCCTCGCGGCCGGTCCAGGCACGTCGCACTACGGGCGGCTGGGAATCATGGTGCAATATCATTGTCATGTTGAACACCTGTTCGACGTCGGGCCTGGCGCGTTCAGTCCGGCGCCAAAGGTCGACTCGGCGATCGTGCGCTTGGTGCCTCATGGTGAGCTCCCCTATCCGGCGGACGACCCTGGCATGCTCGAACGCGTGGTCCGTGAGGCATTCAATCAGCGCCGCAAGACCTTGCGCAACACGCTAAAGCCCCTGCTGGACGCCGACAGCATCGCCGCCGAAGGTCTTGACCCGACGCTACGGCCCGAACAGGTGGATCTGGCCGGCTTTGTCCGCCTCGCCAATCGCCTGGCCCGCCAGGCCAAAACAGACGGAGGCCCAGCATGA
- the pdxA gene encoding 4-hydroxythreonine-4-phosphate dehydrogenase PdxA, which yields MAASAIALTAGEPAGIGPELCLMLAAQPCRHRRVVVADPDLLAERAELLGLDVQLQDYDPSRPASAQAAGTLEVLPVRLAQRSTPGQLDPANAAYVLETLREAGNGCLAGRFGAVVTAPVHKGIINDAGVAFSGHTEFFAELTGTAQVVMMLACPGLRVALATTHLPLRAVADAITPELLERVLRITHSDLQSRFGLSAPKIVVCGLNPHAGEGGHLGREEIDVIIPVLERLRGEGLHLEGPLPADTLFTPRHLEHADAVLAMYHDQGLPVLKHKGFGSAVNITLGLPIIRTSVDHGTALDLAGTGRADPGSLQVAVDTAIDMVEAGAQ from the coding sequence GTGGCAGCTTCCGCAATCGCACTTACTGCCGGCGAACCCGCTGGCATCGGTCCGGAACTTTGTCTGATGCTGGCGGCGCAGCCTTGTCGGCACCGAAGGGTAGTTGTCGCCGACCCGGACTTGCTGGCCGAGCGCGCCGAACTGCTTGGCCTCGACGTTCAGTTGCAAGACTACGACCCCTCTCGGCCGGCATCGGCCCAGGCGGCCGGCACGCTCGAAGTCCTTCCAGTTCGCCTGGCGCAGCGGAGTACACCGGGTCAACTGGATCCAGCCAACGCCGCCTATGTGCTGGAGACGCTCAGGGAAGCCGGAAACGGTTGCCTGGCGGGGCGCTTCGGCGCGGTAGTCACGGCACCGGTGCACAAAGGCATCATCAACGATGCCGGAGTCGCCTTCTCCGGCCACACCGAGTTCTTTGCCGAGCTCACCGGCACTGCCCAGGTAGTCATGATGCTGGCGTGCCCCGGACTGCGTGTGGCTCTGGCAACCACTCATCTGCCGTTACGTGCGGTGGCGGATGCGATTACTCCGGAACTGCTTGAGCGAGTGTTACGCATCACGCACAGCGATCTGCAGTCGCGTTTCGGCCTGAGCGCACCGAAGATTGTTGTATGCGGGCTGAATCCGCATGCAGGAGAAGGCGGTCACCTCGGGCGGGAAGAAATCGATGTGATCATTCCGGTGCTTGAACGCCTGCGTGGCGAGGGGCTGCACCTCGAAGGACCGCTCCCGGCCGATACCCTCTTCACCCCCCGCCATCTCGAACACGCCGATGCGGTGCTGGCCATGTATCACGACCAGGGTCTGCCGGTTCTCAAGCACAAGGGCTTCGGTTCGGCAGTGAATATCACCCTGGGCCTGCCGATCATCCGTACCTCGGTTGATCACGGTACTGCCCTGGACCTGGCGGGCACCGGCCGCGCCGACCCCGGCAGTCTGCAGGTCGCCGTGGACACGGCGATCGACATGGTAGAAGCGGGAGCCCAATGA
- the apaG gene encoding Co2+/Mg2+ efflux protein ApaG has translation MTASSTYTVAISVQTRFLREQSDPEANRFAFAYTISIRNDGAVAAQLLDRQWTIHDGNNKIQQVEGPGVVGEQPVIEPGATHTYSSGCLLETPVGTMQGSYGMRAADGHEYRVPVPLFRLAKPNALN, from the coding sequence ATGACCGCATCAAGCACCTATACTGTTGCTATCAGCGTGCAAACGCGTTTTCTGCGCGAGCAATCCGATCCTGAAGCCAACCGCTTTGCCTTTGCCTACACCATCAGCATTCGCAACGATGGAGCGGTGGCCGCCCAGTTACTGGATCGCCAATGGACGATCCATGACGGCAACAACAAGATCCAGCAAGTGGAAGGGCCTGGCGTAGTCGGTGAACAACCGGTGATCGAGCCCGGCGCAACGCACACCTATAGCAGCGGCTGTCTGCTGGAAACACCAGTCGGCACCATGCAGGGCAGTTACGGCATGCGCGCCGCGGATGGCCACGAATACCGGGTGCCGGTACCGCTGTTTCGCCTCGCCAAGCCTAACGCTCTGAACTGA
- the glpE gene encoding thiosulfate sulfurtransferase GlpE: MSEFKRIDPTSAAALLEQGATVVDIRDPQSFEAGRIVTAQRLDNDNLPQFVAGADRQAPLLVCCYHGNSSQPAAAYLASLGFAEVYSLDGGFELWRQQYPAKIERNDV, from the coding sequence ATGAGTGAGTTCAAACGGATCGACCCGACCAGCGCCGCCGCGCTGCTCGAGCAAGGCGCCACCGTGGTGGACATTCGCGATCCGCAGAGCTTCGAAGCCGGACGGATCGTTACCGCCCAGCGTCTGGATAACGACAATCTGCCGCAATTCGTGGCCGGTGCCGACCGCCAAGCGCCGCTTCTGGTGTGCTGCTATCACGGCAATTCCAGTCAGCCTGCCGCCGCTTACCTGGCCAGCCTGGGCTTTGCCGAGGTGTACAGCCTCGACGGCGGCTTCGAGCTGTGGCGCCAGCAATACCCTGCCAAAATCGAACGCAACGACGTCTGA
- a CDS encoding peptidylprolyl isomerase gives MRFKLHKALAGLCAGLLFCTVAQAQVQPLDRVAAIVENDVVMMSQVESRMTEVRQQLSARGESLPPDPVLRDQVLDRLILESIQLQMAERAGMQIDEASLNQTMEQLAQRNNVSLAQFRAALERDGISYNEAREQIRREMLINRVRQRRVAERIQVTDQEVRNFLSSEVGRYQTSADYRLAMIVLPLSENADSAETQRRAEQAQAIHEELQGGADFERVAARRSASDSSLESGELGWRKAAQLPGPFADAIANLEIGGVTQPMRSPAGFHIMKLLERRGGDNQMVTEFNVRHILIKPNEIRSEEEAVQLAQRLYQRIQNGESFAKLARSFSEDPGSALNGGSMNWVTPETMVSEFRDVMTTIPEGQVSRPFQTQFGWHILQVEGQRNVDMTDDMRKQQATSLLQNRKYEQELQTWLLEIRDEAYVEKKI, from the coding sequence ATGCGTTTTAAGCTTCACAAAGCACTGGCCGGCCTGTGTGCCGGCCTGCTCTTCTGCACCGTCGCCCAGGCACAGGTGCAGCCGCTCGACCGCGTCGCCGCGATCGTCGAAAACGACGTCGTGATGATGAGCCAGGTCGAATCCCGAATGACTGAGGTTCGCCAGCAACTGAGCGCGCGGGGCGAGAGCCTGCCGCCAGACCCGGTCCTGCGTGACCAGGTGCTGGATCGCCTGATCCTTGAAAGCATCCAGCTGCAGATGGCCGAGCGTGCCGGAATGCAGATAGACGAAGCCAGCCTGAACCAGACCATGGAGCAACTGGCCCAGCGCAATAATGTCAGCCTTGCGCAGTTCCGCGCAGCACTTGAGCGCGACGGAATAAGCTACAACGAGGCGCGCGAGCAGATTCGCCGTGAAATGCTGATCAATCGCGTGCGCCAGCGGCGGGTAGCCGAGCGCATCCAGGTTACCGACCAGGAAGTACGCAATTTCCTCAGCTCGGAAGTGGGACGCTACCAGACCTCTGCCGATTATCGGCTGGCCATGATCGTGCTTCCGCTCTCGGAAAACGCCGATTCCGCCGAAACGCAACGGCGAGCCGAGCAGGCGCAGGCCATTCATGAGGAACTGCAGGGTGGCGCCGACTTCGAGCGCGTTGCCGCACGCCGCTCGGCCTCCGACAGTTCACTGGAAAGCGGTGAGCTCGGCTGGCGCAAGGCTGCCCAGCTGCCGGGCCCCTTCGCCGACGCCATCGCCAATCTCGAGATTGGCGGAGTTACCCAGCCCATGCGTTCCCCGGCGGGCTTTCACATCATGAAGCTACTGGAACGGCGCGGTGGTGATAACCAAATGGTTACCGAATTCAACGTTCGCCACATCCTGATCAAGCCGAACGAGATCCGTAGCGAAGAGGAAGCCGTGCAATTGGCACAGCGCCTGTATCAGCGTATCCAGAACGGCGAGTCCTTTGCCAAGCTGGCCCGTTCTTTCTCCGAAGACCCCGGATCGGCACTCAACGGCGGATCGATGAACTGGGTCACGCCGGAAACCATGGTGTCGGAGTTCCGTGACGTGATGACTACCATCCCGGAAGGCCAGGTTTCGCGGCCGTTCCAGACGCAGTTCGGCTGGCACATTCTTCAGGTCGAAGGCCAGCGCAACGTCGACATGACCGACGATATGCGCAAGCAGCAGGCGACCAGCCTGCTGCAGAATCGCAAGTACGAACAGGAACTTCAGACCTGGCTGCTGGAAATTCGCGACGAAGCCTACGTCGAGAAAAAGATCTAG